CCATACTCTTTACTTCATAGCTTTCACCAGTTTCTTCCACATACTATTCCTTCCACTAAactgccaaacaaataaaaattgtaaggtTCAAATCTAACAGTAAGAAGAAATGTGATCTTCCAAAGAGAAATTGAATTTAGTGGGAATCTATTCTGAAATACAAGAAACCATTAGGCTtgttactcttaaaaaaaaaaaaaaagtctattaaataGTGGCTAGGCTCTATGAAAACTATGATCCACATAGTTTAGTATAATTTTAACTATCTTAAAGAGCTAGGaattctttctagttttctatCCAGAGAATGACAGAAAATTTACTTAGCTTCTTCTcaattgttttcattgtttctttagcTTAGGAGTGAGCATAAGAATGTCAtaactcatttttttcatgtttttgtcatGTCTTTATGTAACTGGGGACAGTATAATCCTGTTTTCCTCGGCAAAGAGTTAATGACCTTTGTCAGCTACTAGCAAGATGTGGTGGTCAGAAGGCAATATTTCAGTCCACAATTCTTCTCCTTACCATTGTGTGTTCTGGTGGTGGTGACTGCTTTCCTCAGAGAGTTTGTTTAATGATGTGGAAATGCTTCACGTCCTAACTACATAATATtagtaaacatgaaaaaatgggGGCAAAAATTATCTCTACAGGATGGCTCTAACTATGtaaatgcacagaaaagaaacacaccaaaACATTGACTGATAATGGTCCGTGAGAGTTTGAATTACAGgtcatatttgttttcttctcaatgcatctctgcatttaaaaaatgcattgtgtTTTATGCATTAAGACCACTGGTTTATGCCAGAACCCACATCTCTTTAGAACCAGGTAAGGCTGGGAAGAGAAGGCCATATGATttccaggatttttatttatttatttatttatttagatgtttattccacagagagagagcacaagtaggcagagggcaggcagagagagaagaaagcaggctgcttgctgagcagagagcccgatgtggggctcgatcccaggaccctgggatcatgacctgagccgaagacagaggctttaacccactgagccacccaggtgcccccaggattgTTTTTAAGCCCCAACCATCTGGACGTTCACTGACTGTTTCAGCAGATTGTCCAATACCAGGGTCCCTGGCCTCATCTGTCTCTTTAAATTGAAGAGAatgaaggagcgcctgggtggctcagtgggttaaagcctctgctttggctcaggtcatgatcctggggtcctgggatcaagacctgcattgggttctctactcagcagggagcctgaatcctcctctctctctgcctgcctcccggcatacttgtgatctctcccaaataattaaatgaaatctaaaaaaaaaaaaaaaagaatgaaaaggaaaatgccccaacccatatttcaagtgctcaatggcCACATGGGGCTCGCAGCAATGGATCTGGATAGTGCTGGTGTAGAACATCTCCACCATGGCAGAAGGTTGATAGGATAGTGCTCTTCTaggaaacacagatgaaaaagaagCTCTAACCTCAACACTAATAGAGAAGCACCAGCaggatctgaatttttttttaattattattattttttaagtaggctcactgcccagcatggagtccaatgccaggcttgaagtcacaactctgagatcaatagctgagccagaatcaagagaggtctctgggactgagccacccaggcaccccagaattttcATAGTAGTCCCAGACTGGACCTGGAAATCTTCATTCTCGTTCCAGATACCCACAGTCCCCATGCGTTGGTGGTTCTCAAGGGTGGGCATGTATCAGAAACAAGTGagaacagattgctgggccccactcCGGGGTATGTAGAGTCCATATGAGCCTGGGAATCTGCATGTCTAACCAGTTTCCAGGGGATGTTATTGTTGCTGCTCCTAGGAGCACACTTTGTCAATCACTGGTTTCGTTAATTAAATGTCTTTGGTCCAAAGTTTTAATGTCTCCTGGCCTGGGTTTCTGTGTTTCCACTGGTCAAATGAGATTACATATTCACCTTGATCTGGGACAGATTCCAGGTTGACAGTGGTTCTGCTACATCATGGCTGGTAGTAAAcgtgaaataaaagtaacaagagACATTCGTAGAATCATTTTTAGGAAGGACGTCAGGATCCTGCACACAGCATCATAGAGCCTAATCCCATCACTTACGGGGAAATCCCATGCAGTGTCCTCCTCGTCCCCAAAGTACCCCTTGAATGAGAACACTTAATCGGAGAAGGAGAAACAATTCATAAATCATCTGACATCCGTGTCCCCTAGTGACATTTTCCGGGATCCGACACGGATGGCACACACATCGCCTCCCAGAGTAACTCCGAGACCAACGGGGAGAGATCTATCCACTCCTGGGGGGTTCAGGGACACCCTGGCGGAGCAGCACGCACAGCTCTCCTCAAGGAACAGCCAGAGGATGCCTGCCCGCGCCTCCTCCCAACCCCCGCGGGAGTGCGCTGCTGCCTgagtgtccccccacccccacccccgtctgccCGCAGCGCTCCAGGCAGCCCAGCGCTCAGGTTTACAAACCTAGCGGATGTGACTGTGCTTCGCGTTCCTCGGGCTCTGGGCGGTCAGATCATGCGCGGCCAAGTGCAGAAAATGCCACACTAGCTGAGAGCAGGCCCTCAGGAAAAACTTCCACTCTCCCTGGGCAAGGCAGGGAAACAGGCCCTAGGAGGGCCGGCAAGCCTGGGGCAGCGCCACGTCAGTCCCTGAGGCCGGCCTGCCCCCGGGGGCAGGCCGGGTCCCCTGCTGGGAACTTGGGGCTCCCCGCCCTGGGAACCCTCTAGCCCAGGCTCCCCTGCCTCCCGCCCCCTGGCGCCCGGAACTGCTGACACCAATACAGGACCCCGGCGCCAACGAAGGGGGAAGAGTCCTCTGGCGGCTGTGCATGAACCCTGGAAGCCACCACACTTGCAGCCCAAGACCCACCCAGCCCAAAGGATACCCCGACACAGGCCAAGCGCCGGCCCAGGTGTCCTAGCACCATGCGAAGGCGGGCGCCTATGTGGGACTGGTTCATGGCTCCCACGAGGATAGGAGTCAGCCTGGCCTCAGTCTTCACTCGGAATGGAGGGCAGGGCATCGAACCTAAGGGGCCTGGCCCAGCGCTCGGAACTCTGGGGGTTCTGCCTTGTATGGGGATGAAAGGGGCCTCCAAGGTCCAAGCACTGGGCCACCGTCCAGAGCGGACTTCGTGACCGCCCGTCCAGCTCCTCCCTGATATTGAAAGACCCGTGGATcccgtacccaagaattcaacactgccacaggatgcaaatagcaagaggatctttattgcAACGCgagcgcctgcgggtggtcagcagctcctgctagctgagcacaccaggctggggtggtgcagggtttttatagacaggtacaaacaagttttgggtggggcggagctgattggctgacagtttgaacatttgaaaaaggcatacttggcgttagcggattggctttggaggacccgCCCGCGCGAAGAcgaaggcgggaaggggggggtagagcgggggagcgggaagcagacttacagaagcagatgcttagttacaggaacctgattggtctatttaaattaagcatagtcaggcgttgggttcaagacaaagacatagctgtttgttctggtgtggcggccttgtttcagcactctggaaaaagccctcagcaaggaggaagggggtctttcattccccccttttcctttatcatggatagaatcttATATCCATTTGTCCTGTTCTTATACTATGTCAGTTTGGGATTCGGCTTGTTTGAGGAGTTGATATTGCTGTGTCAGTACCATTGTCTGGATTACTGACAAGCGGTCTTTGATGAACTGAACAAGCTTATTTAGGATGTAAGGGCCAATTGATAAAATCAGTAGGGGCTCTCTGATCTGGCAGGACTGGATTAGGTCCTATGGCTGCAGAGGGGGATTTTATTGTGAGTTTTATAGTAAATATGAGTCCCTCATCATAATGTTCTTTATAGAGTCTAAGGCCCCAGCTATATCCTTTTGTCCAGTGGACTGCTTTCTTTCCAGACTCTGTGAAGGTAATCTTAAGGGCGTGACAccatgcatttttacaatgttttccatcattttccCTTTCCCAAAATGTTCCCAGCTGATGAGAATAATTAGCTATTACAGTGATAAAATCCCAATTTGAGGTGGGTTTCCAATAGACATCACCTGTAGTTTCGCATCCCCAGGCCGCACAGTAGAAGTCACTAGGGCCTCCACATTTATAGGCCCGTCCTCTGGCATTACTATTCTTTGGCGCGGGGCAGACATAAAAGGGGAATACACTAAGTTTGTAACGTCATGGTCCATCTCCGCAACCCCGGTTAGGGGGCGACATTCCCTTGCTTGTAGGGGATGTTGGTGGCTTATGGGGATCATCGTGTTGACCTATGTCCCAAGATCCCATAGCTAGTTTACAGAGATCTGGATACAGGGTAGGCCACCATGTATTAGGGGTGTGTTGGGCCATACTGGACCAGATAACTTCCCCTGTTTGAGAGAGAACCTGCCAGGTTAATTGCTTGGGGAGATGTGGGCTGGTGCCATttataggggaaaggaaagagaataagcaaAAGAGTAAGATCAACGGCGAATGAGTCTTATCTTTAGTGGGTTTGGGGAGCACTGGACGGTCCATTCCGAGTTCTGAGGGTGTCCTCTTTGTTCTTCCAGGTGTGCCGCTTTCACATGGGAGGCGTGGATCCAGGCTGCAATCCCGTCAACTTTTAGCGCCGTGGGCATTGTCAGGAGTACCGTGTGGGGTCCTTTCCAACGGGGTTCAAGGTTTGTGGCTCGATGTCTGCGGACCCAAACGATGTCTCCGATTTTGTAGGGATGAGGCCGCAATGAGGTGTTAAGTTTTTCCTCGTAGGCGGCTGCCAGGGGTTTCCAGACCTCTTGTTGCACCAGCTGCAAGGCTTGCAGATGGGCCTTCTGCCAGTTGGAGGGCCTGGGTTAAGGTGATCAATTCTGCCCGCTGCGCCGAGGTGCCTTCTGGTAGCGCGCTTGCCCATACAATTTGAGAGTCAGTCGTGATGGCCGCTCCTGCTCGTCGTTTTCCATCCTGCAGGTAGCTACTGCCATCAGTATACCAGGTCAGGTCTGCATCCTTCATGGGCTGGTCAGTTAGGTCGGGCCGTGTCCCATGTGTTTCAGCAAGGATCTGGTGACAGTCATGCAATGGTGCCTCCCTAGGAGTGGGCAATAAGGTTGCGGGGTTAAGAGTCACTATAGGTCCGAACTGGatcctgtctgagtccaggaggagggactgataaTGAGTCAGGCGGGCATTAGACAGCCAGCGGTCTGGTGGTTGACGGATTAAAGACTCCACTGTATGTGGAGCCAGGATGGTTAGGGGCTGTCCCAAAGTTAGTTTGGTTGCGTCCTTGATGAGGACCGTGATTGCTGCTATCATTTTTAGACATGGTGGCCAGCCTGCCGCCACGGGGTCTAACTTTTTGGACAGGTAGGCAATAGGGCGTCTCCAAGGCCCGAGCCTTTGAGTTAGGACCCCCTTAGCAAATCCTTGTTTTTCATCAACAAAGAGGTCGAAGGGTTTTGTTATGTcttaacataacataacatttgTTATGTCTTAACGCCGGAGATGTAAGGAGTGCTTGTTTGATATGGTCAAATGCCTGCTGTTGTTGCTCAGTCCAAACAAAAGGAGTATCTTGTTTTGTTAAGGGGTACAGAGGAGCCGCTATCTCCGCAAACCCCGGAATCCATAGTCTACAGAAGCCTGCGGTCCCTAAGAATTCCCGCAATTGCCTGTGGTTTTGAGGTGCGGGAATGCCAGAGATAGTCTCTCTTCTCCCGGCTGTTAGCCATCGTTGGCCATTATATAGCTCATAACCCAGGTAAGTGACTTTAGTCTGGCAGATCTGGGCCTTCTTTGCGGATGCCCTATATCCCAGTTGGCCTAGGGTTAATAGGAGGTTCCCAGTACCTGTTCGGCAGTCCTCTTCATTGGTAGCCGCTAATAGAATGTCATCGACATATTGGAGCAGGATCAGAGAGGGATGTCTTACCCGGAAGTCGGCCAGGTCCTGGTGAAGGGCTTCGTCGAACAGCGTTGGGCTATTCTTAAACCCTTGTGGTAGCCGTGTCCAGGTTAACTGACCTGATATTCCCAAGTCTGGATCCCTCCATTCAAAggcgaagaggggctgactctgaggacttagtctcaaacagaagaaagcatctttGAGATCTAGGACTGTATACCAGAAGTGGGTTGGAGGCAGGGTACTAAGTAAGTTGTAAGGGTTGGGCACCGTAGGGTGGATGTCTTCTACCCTCTTATTGACCTCTCTTAGGTCTTGGACCGGCCGGTAATCATTGGTGCCAGGTTTCTTGACAGGTAACAGAGGAGTGTTCCAGGAGGACCGGCATGGGGCCAAAATGCCCTGGTCTAGTAACCGCCTTATGTGCGGTTTGATGCCTTGGTAGGCCTCATTGGACATAGGATATTGCTTAACATTAACAGGAACGGCTGTCGTCTTTAATAGTATGTGTATGGGGGGCTGCTGGATAGCTAGTCCCATTCCCCCTGTTTCCGCCCAGGCATTCGGGTAAGACGCGAGCCAGGATTCTATGTTTCTCTGAGGTTGGGGAGGCTTTTCATGTAGTCTATATTCTTCTTCTAACTGTAGGGTAAGGATGTGTAAAGGAGTCCCGTTGGGGCCGGTCACAGTGGCCCCCTGTGGCTCAAAATGGATTTGAGCCTTGAGCTTGGTTAATAAATCTCTCCCCAGGAGTGGGTAGGGGCAGTCAGGCacatgaaggaatgagtgagaaactttacctgaagccagatgtacttttctctccgtagtccatttatattgttttcctcctGTTGCTCCTTGAACCCATGCCATCCGGTCACTTAATGGTCCAGGGCTCTTGGTTAAAACGGAGTGTTGAGCCTCTGTATCTATTAAGAAGGTGACTGGTTGCCCCCCAACGGTTAGGGTTACCCGGGGTTCAGGGGGGGCTCCTGACCCTGACGGCCCTAGTCTTCGTCTAAAGCCATAAGTCTTGTGACTTGCTTAGCATTTTCCTTAGGGTGTCGGAATTTCTTTGGGCATTCTTTGGCCCAATGTCCCCTTTCTTTACAGTAGGCACATTGGTTTCAGTCTACTCGGGGCCTCcttatgtctccctccctgtctgcctttcctgcctctggtcctTGGCTGCCTTGCACTACGGCGGCCaagattttgctaagttccttacttcGTTTACGTTCtcgtttctcttccctttcttcagcttccttctttagtttctcctctttctcttcctgcaacttcctaagtcgttcctcctcttcttcctgagtctctcttttattaaaaatcttttctgcctcctttaataaatcttgcaaaGAGAAATCTTGTAGATTCTCTAAACGCTGTAGTTTATTCCTTATATCTGGTGCTGACTGCCAAATAAATGCCATGGAAAcgtttcctctctgctcattgcTATCTGGGTCAAAGGGCGTATACCTGCGATAAGCCTCcttaagcctttctaggaaagcggTTGGATTCCTCTGACCCCTGAGTGACCTGTTTTACCTGAGCCAAATTGGTGGGGCGGTGCCCCGCATTATGGAGACCTGCTATGAGTAACTGGCGGTAAAGATTTAGGTGGGTCCTACCTTCAGCTGTGTTGAAATCCCAGACGGGACGAGTCAAAGGGAAGGCGGCATCTATCACATTAGGGAGTTGTGTGGGCCTTCCGCCTTCTCCTAAAACGTTTTTCTGGCCTCCAGGAAAACCTTTTGTCTCTCCTCAGTGGTGAGGAGAGTCTGCAAGAGTTGTTGACAATCATCCCAGGTGGGTTGGTGTGTGATTAGAATGGATTCAATTAAGGCGGTTAGGGCTACGGGGTCCTGTGAAAAGGAAGGGTTATGGGACTTCCAATTATATAGGTAGGAGGCCGAAAAGGGCCAATATTGGAGTTGATTGCCTGGCCCTCCTCCTTGGCGCAGGgtaaagagtttggaagttcctTCTTGTGTTGGCTCCCTGCGACCCCTAAGTCTTCCCACCATTGGGGATGGCAAGGGGTCGCGTTCTTCAAGTGGGTGCTCTGGCTCCCTTGTGGAATTTAGTGCCTgcgcaggagggggaggaggataaGGGGGAGGTTCTTCAGATAGAAGGTCTATTAAGGGGGAGTCCTCTGTTGGAAGGATCTTCTGTGGTTTAGGACGCCGTGGAGAAGAGGGATCGCTGACTATAGGATATAggttagaggaagaagaaggttTGGGAGGGTCGGTGGGATCTGGGATGGGGTGAGGGACGGGGGGAGTGGAGGGTCCTAGGGGAGAAGTGGTGTATGGAAGGGGTTTGGGCTTTGGGTGAACGAAGGGAGAGACCCAAGGAGGAGGATCATCAACCAGGCTTTCCCACACTACAACATAGGGTACTTGGTCCGGATGGCCTTGGGGTCCCTGGTCGAAGACTCGTTCTTTGACCTGCAAAATAACATGGATGTTAAAGATTCCATCTTTGGGCCACCCAACGTTAAAGGTAGGCCATTCTGAAGTACAAAGGGTCtgccatttccttcttctgacttccaCCGACAGGTAATTGGCTCGGATTTGGACGTCTCTCCAATGTCCTAAAGTGAGACTCATAAGTGTCTGTCCAATTTTGGAATCAAGGGAAACCCAAAGGGCAACgagaaagacacacaaaacacacagacACTTAACGCACACAAGACACTTAACGAGCCGGCAAAAAGAAACGCTGCGCGATTTCGGTGCAAAACCGAAAGTACAGATTCAGACGGCCGTGAGGAAATATGAGTTTCCTCTGTGGCCCACAGACGGACGTATCCCTCGGATACGTGTGGGGCCCCGAAAAAACGGGCCCCTCTGATCCCTGGGGCGTCCCCCAGGGTGGCAGGGGAGAAGTCCGAGTTCGTCAACTCCTTCTCAAGCTGCCCAGAATACAGATCTACTACGCGTAGTAGTACAGTCCTATACAGGCGTATAGGCAGAACAAACGTGAGACGAGAACACGAGCAcgagacagaaaatgagaacacagttaTTAAGGCTTAAATGCTGGCCAGCTTACCTCCTGGTGGGAGTTGGTTGGATCCTTGGGCAGGAGTCCGATGATCTCGGTGGGACCTCCAAatgaaagacccgcggatcccgtacccaagaattcaacactgccacaggatgcaaatagcaagaggatctttattgcaacgtgggcgcctgcgggtggtcagcagctcctgctagctgagcacaccaggctggggtggtgcagggtttttatagacaggtacaaacaagttttgggtggggcggagctgattggctgacagtttgaacatttgaaaaaggcatacttggcgttagcggattggctttggaggacccACGCGCGCGAAGAcgaaggcgggaagggggggtatagcgggggagcgggaagcagacttacagaagcagatgcttagttacaggaacctgattggtctatttaaattaagcatagtcaggcgttgggttcaagacaaagacatagctgtttgttctggcatggcggccttgtttcagcactctggaaaaagccctcagcaaggaggaagggggtctttcAGTATCAGAGATCCTGCCAGCCAAAGCAGGGAAACTGATTTTGGAGGGTTTAGCAACAGGGTTAAGGTCACCCAATGAGAAACAAGCCAAAACATGACCCACATTTCCAAACTCTTCAGTCTAGTTTACCACACGTGTCTCTCTGCTGCTGAAGTAGCAATTCAGATGTTCAGCCCTATAAGTAATGTGCTGTTCAGAAAATGCGTTTAATGTATTGGGAATCCAGTGTGAAATATTAGAAACCTGTAAGGTGCTGTTCAAAAAAGGCGTTTAATTTGTTGGGAATCCAGTGTGAAATATTAGAAACACATTGGCtttcattaaaaaaggaaaaaaggtacaTGAAATAAATGACTTTGTGAAACGCGTCTGATCCACATAGtctagtattattttaaatttccttaagaaTTACAAGTTCTAGGgactactgggtggctcagtgggttaaagtctaaGCCTTTGGcttggtcgtgatcccagggtcctgggatagagccctgcatcaggctctctgctctgcagggagcctgcttcctctctctctgcctgcctctctgcctacttgtgacctctgtctctcaaataaataaaatcttttaaaaacgggggaataaaaaagaactacaagttcttttttctttctttctttttttctaagtttatttgaataatctctacacacaacttGGTGTTGGAATTCATGATCCCAGCGTGAGGAGGTACCCCTTCCACCAAACAAGCCAGCCAGAaaatccttccttcttcccttcctttctccctccattcctttctctttctccccctccctcgctgctttcctttctttcctccatcttccctcctttccctaccccttcttccttctttctctcatttgttctcttgtccctctttttcttttctcttctttctttctctgtctctttttcttctttttccaacagTTTAAATACTTCAAGGACAAGTAACCAGGATTCCGGCCACCATCATCAAGGTCAtacacatccatcacctctcaAAGTTCCCTCCCACACTCTTGCCCtcattattttgtgtgtatgtggtaaGGACACAACCATAAGATCTACTCCATTAGCAGATTTTCAGTATATAATGCAGCATTGCGAGCTACAGACACTATATTGTATTGTAGATCTCCAGAACTATGTACCTAGCATACCTGAAACTTGGTAGCCTTAAACCACCCCCTCTCTATTCTCCCCTCCCTTCACCTCTAGTAACCACCTTTTTCTCTGCTTCTAGGAGTTTGGCTCTTAAATTCCTCCTGTAAGTGGTAGCAGGTAGTACTAATcctgtgattggcttattttgcttagcattgtgCCCTCAAGCtaaatccatgttgtcacaatgtCATTTGTTGTCACAAACTGCAGGGTCTCTTCCCTAATTAGGGTTggataacattccattgtgtgtgcctaccgtattttctttatcctttcacttGATGACAGACGCTGAGGTTGTtgccatatcttggctcttgtgaaaagtgttgcaatgaacataggagtgcagatatctctttgaaatcTAACTTCTGTTCCTTTGGAACTGGAATCCAgtgggattcctggatcatatgatagatctatttttaactttttgaggaccttccATATTGTTGACCATAATGGCTGTAAGAACTAGAAATTCTTTCTGCAATATCTTTCCCACCCAGTCTCTGCAGATGACTGACACGGCATGCCACTGTTTCTTTGCTctccctcatttttctcattatttcttcaTCTTAAAGAGTAACTTCCAGAATGTCTCACCTTATaaacatgttttttcttcttttttaagattttgtatatttatttattcatttgagagagagagaaagcagggggaagagcagagggagaggaactggcagactcagtgctgagtgctgagccagaggccaggctcgatctcaagaccctaagaACACCACCTGAGATGAAGTCAAGAGCCAGCCAGTTCACGCATTGAGCCACCTGGATGTCCCTAAACATGTTAGAGTTTCTTAAGGCATGTCTTTATGGAATGTGGTGAAACTGCCATACTCACGGAGAAAAGCAGGCCAGGACTCAGAAGAGAGTTTCTTAGCTGCTGCCTATTTGCTCTGAGGCAGGGTGGACAATCGTCAACCCCAGAGCAAGACTAGCCCTTTGGCCTTCATCTTtgggttctctctcctttttccatgATTCCTCCCCACCCAGACTCTCAGATTTGTTTAGGTTGACAGAAATGTCCTGGGCCTTCCCTCATTAGTGCTTCACCTCATCGCCCACAAATTGATCATCCCAGGGTGGAACATGATCCTGAACTCGTTGGCTAGATTGCCAGGGGTCTTCAGGAGAGGCGCTATTGCCAGGGGTCTTCAGGAGAGGCGCTTATGTTTATCATAGTTTAAAGTGAAGTATCTTGCCTTTGGCAGGTAAAGGAAAGGGATTCTCCATCTTTTTGCTTCTGAGAAAAAGGGCTCCTGGACCTGGCATGGGTGAATCTGTGAGTCCTTACCGCCCTCGCCTGGTGGAAAGTGGGCACtgcaaatgtaaattaaattcagGCCAACCCAGATTATTTAAAGGTCAAGGCATTTAGCCACACAGGCCCTGAAAGTTATTGACTTCCCTGACCAATGGGAAAGACAGTGAGATGAGACTACCTACACCTGTAGTTTTAATGTCCCCCCACCACTAAATACTTCGTTTTACAAATGTGTGAATATCCCTGCAGCTCTACTGTGAGCTGGTTTAAGTGGATGGTTTTTAAGAGAGATGAAGGAAATCGAATGCTTCCAATTGTTGTCTGCCTCTTTTAAATTAAAGGATGATGGGTTTAAAATGTCTCCTTGAAGATCCCAAGGATGATGGGTTTAAAATGTCTCATTGAAGATCCCATggagaattaaaacaataatttctCTGTAGGTAATTTGATGAATGTTCCCAGttttaaaaacagtgatttggattatgtggaaattccttaagttCACATCTTTAATCATTGTgctattaagataaaaatatctgAGAACATTTGAAATGGAAACACTAATAAAACCAACATTATCACAAGaatgatcatttctttctctttcagcattgggtatttaatattattaaagttGGAATTTTGAAGATCACTTCAAAATCACCTTTTCCCATCCTCTTCAAACAATGTGCTACGTTTCCCCAAGCACCGAAAGTATCCTTGAAGACAAATATTGAAACACAACGGCTTTCAAAACCATATGAGGAGTAATTCTCCCCACATGTGtaagaagttaaagaaaatgatttttaaagaatagattatttgagcagttaaaaaaattagcaaaaccaAAGAAACTTGAATTAAGTTGTTTAAGAGTTGTGCACACTtatgaccattttttaaagattttatttttaagtaatctctgtacccagctcAGGCCAAAGCTCACATCCTGAGACCAAGCATTTCAtgccccaccaactgagccagccaggtgcccccaaactcttTCATTATATGAAGGAGAAATTGCAATCAATCCCAGATTCCAATATGCCATTCTTCCCTGAGAAGAAGAGATGATCGTATTCCAGTAATTCAGGACCAAGGTTTAAAGTTGGTCAGATTCATTCATGCATCAAACAGAAGCCAGCATCTTGGCCATTACCTGCAGCTCTCCCCATCCTGGACTGTCTCAGCTTTGGGGCAGTTCAGCGCTCCCAGCGAAGGCCAGCCCTCCCCTTGGGCAGTGACACCTATCTCCAGTCTTGACTATTCCAGAACCTTGTGCAAGcgattctccttttcttttgcaCCCTGTTGGATCCCCTCTTCCACCATTAGCATAGAAGCTTGCTGTCAGCTTCCCATCTCTTCGAGGCTCCCTGCCTTCAAGATACCATTTCCTCCATCTCTTACTCACACATTTCTCCATTCTTTCTGCAGCAAAGCTTGAAAAAATTGTGTACATTCCCTATCGCCAGTTTttgtcctctcctt
This DNA window, taken from Meles meles chromosome 7, mMelMel3.1 paternal haplotype, whole genome shotgun sequence, encodes the following:
- the LOC123946492 gene encoding LOW QUALITY PROTEIN: uncharacterized protein LOC123946492 (The sequence of the model RefSeq protein was modified relative to this genomic sequence to represent the inferred CDS: inserted 3 bases in 2 codons; substituted 1 base at 1 genomic stop codon), whose translation is MVFFFAYPALDESVYFGKQTIVMALDKKLYLAVPVSVLKRYRLIADHLGSTPWPLGALACCSILRAAVMNQYGVTTNTAVKERVFDQGPQGHPDQVPYVVVWESLVDDPPPWVSPFVHPKPKPLPYTTSPLGPSTPPVPHPIPDPTDPPKPSSSSNLYPIVSDPSSPRRPKPQKILPTEDSPLIDLLSEEPPPYPPPPPAQALNSTREPEHPLEERDPLPSPMVGRLRGRREPTQEGTSKLFTLRQGGGPGNQLQYWPFSASYLYNWKSHNPSFSQDPVALTALIESILITHQPTWDDCQQLLQTLLTTEERQKVFLEAXKNVLGEGGRPTQLPNVIDAAFPLTRPVWDFNTAEGRTHLNLYRQLLIAGLHNAGHRPTNLAQVKQVTQGSEEXPTAFLERLKEAYRRYTPFDPDSNEQRGNVSMAFIWQSAPDIRNKLQRLENLQDFSLQDLLKEAEKIFNKRETQEEEEERLRKLQEEKEEKLKKEAEEREEKRERKRSKELSKILAAVVQGSQGPEAGKADREGDIRRPRVDXNQCAYCKERGHWAKECPKKFRHPKENAKQVTRLMALDED